A portion of the Candidatus Palauibacter australiensis genome contains these proteins:
- a CDS encoding AAA family ATPase — MASVPGKIWLVGLSGSGKSTIGPILARHLGYRFVDLDREIEARAGESISRMFRRRGEGEFRRLEAAAAARAARKKNVVVATGGGWMARRDIDRTSGGRVRVWLRVRPETAIHRLSREGAESRPLLAGPDPAAALATQLAAREAAYAEAEVVLETDGREPEDVVEVALRSLRHFAAGRQGGREGPTEVPTEGQQES, encoded by the coding sequence GTGGCGAGTGTACCCGGAAAGATCTGGCTCGTCGGTCTCTCCGGATCGGGGAAGAGCACCATAGGCCCGATCCTCGCGCGACATTTGGGCTACCGGTTCGTCGACCTGGACCGCGAGATCGAAGCGCGCGCCGGCGAGTCGATCTCCCGCATGTTCCGTCGCCGCGGGGAAGGCGAGTTCCGGCGGCTCGAGGCCGCCGCCGCCGCCCGCGCGGCCCGAAAGAAAAACGTCGTTGTCGCGACCGGGGGCGGGTGGATGGCGCGCCGGGACATCGACCGCACGTCGGGCGGCCGGGTACGCGTCTGGTTGCGCGTGCGCCCCGAGACCGCGATCCATCGCCTCTCCCGCGAGGGCGCCGAGTCCCGGCCTCTGCTGGCCGGACCCGACCCCGCGGCCGCGCTCGCCACGCAGCTCGCGGCGCGGGAGGCCGCCTACGCGGAGGCCGAAGTGGTGCTGGAGACGGATGGCCGGGAACCGGAAGATGTCGTGGAGGTAGCGCTGAGGAGTCTGCGGCATTTCGCCGCCGGCCGGCAGGGAGGCAGGGAAGGACCGACGGAAGTACCAACGGAAGGACAACAGGAGAGTTGA
- the topA gene encoding type I DNA topoisomerase, producing the protein MNLVIVESPAKARTLESYLGAGFSVQASVGHVRDLPRSGLGVDVDKGFEPEYVTIEGKEPVLRKLRAAAAKADSILLATDPDREGEAIAYHIVEALTQRKRSLRERFHRITFNEITKSAVLEALKEPGEIDLPRIEAQQARRILDRLVGYRVSPLLWKKIKPGLSAGRVQSVAVRLLVERERERRAFRSGAWWRLRAHLAADGGAFTADLAALDGVAIARGRDFDERTGALKPGRKVVLLDRERAEALRARLADATFTVVSLREKRSKRSPYPPFTTATLQQEANRKLNLGARETMRTAQALYEAGRITYMRTDSVTLSEAAITAIRSRVAARYGKEYLSPAPRRYKTKSRSAQEAHEAIRPAGTDMRTADELGLTGRQKALYELIWRRAVATQMADARLRHLTVQVDAEEARFRAAGKVIEFPGFFRAYVEGSDDPDAALENQETVLPDMREGQTLEKRKLETRKHETKPPPRFTDAALVKELEADGIGRPSTYAAIISTVVDRGYAVRQNKQLVPTFIAFAVTGLLEDHFPNLVDTGFTSEMEDALDEIARGNVDWRAYLGDFYSGGDGLEARLVEREAAIDPREASTVRLQDLTPRVRIGRYGPFLELEKNGDRLTASLPDDVAPADLSEEQAIDLLRKRAEGPDRLGEDPDSGEAIYLMEGRFGPYVQRGERADGQKPKRASLPKNMRPEDVSLATALKLLAMPAPLGAHPESGDPVKVGIGRYGPYVVHQSDYRSLTESDDPLEITFERAMELLSAPKTRGRRASATPLREVGAHPDDGEPIAIFKGRYGPYVKHGKTNASLPRGMEPDEVTLDVALDLLKKRRERDATRKAGGRRGGSRKKSSRK; encoded by the coding sequence GTGAATCTCGTCATCGTGGAGTCGCCGGCGAAGGCCCGCACCCTGGAGTCGTATCTCGGGGCCGGATTCAGCGTGCAGGCATCCGTCGGACACGTCCGGGACCTCCCCAGAAGCGGCCTCGGCGTCGACGTCGATAAGGGGTTCGAGCCGGAGTACGTCACCATCGAGGGGAAGGAACCCGTCCTCCGCAAGCTGCGCGCGGCGGCGGCGAAGGCGGATTCCATCCTCCTCGCCACGGACCCCGACCGGGAGGGCGAGGCGATCGCCTATCACATCGTCGAGGCCCTGACCCAGCGGAAGCGGTCGCTCCGGGAGCGGTTCCACCGCATCACGTTCAACGAGATCACGAAGAGCGCCGTGCTCGAGGCGCTCAAGGAGCCGGGCGAGATCGACCTCCCCCGCATCGAGGCCCAGCAGGCGCGCAGGATTCTGGATCGTCTCGTCGGGTACAGGGTCTCCCCGCTCCTGTGGAAGAAGATCAAGCCGGGTCTCTCGGCCGGCCGCGTGCAGTCGGTCGCCGTCCGCCTGCTCGTGGAGCGCGAGCGGGAACGGCGCGCCTTCCGGAGCGGCGCCTGGTGGCGCCTGCGCGCGCACCTCGCCGCGGACGGGGGCGCCTTCACGGCCGACCTCGCCGCCCTCGACGGGGTGGCGATCGCCCGGGGCCGGGATTTCGATGAGCGCACCGGCGCCCTCAAGCCCGGCCGCAAGGTGGTCCTGCTGGACCGGGAACGCGCCGAGGCGCTCCGCGCGCGGTTGGCCGACGCCACCTTCACGGTCGTCAGCCTGCGGGAGAAGCGGTCGAAGCGGAGCCCGTATCCTCCGTTCACGACGGCGACCCTCCAGCAGGAGGCCAACCGCAAGCTGAACCTCGGGGCCCGGGAGACGATGCGGACCGCCCAGGCGCTCTACGAGGCCGGCCGCATCACTTACATGAGGACCGATTCCGTCACACTCTCCGAGGCTGCGATCACGGCGATCCGAAGCCGCGTGGCGGCCCGGTACGGGAAGGAGTACCTGAGCCCGGCCCCACGGCGCTACAAGACGAAGTCCCGCTCGGCGCAGGAGGCCCACGAGGCGATTCGCCCGGCCGGCACCGACATGCGGACGGCGGATGAACTCGGACTCACCGGCCGGCAGAAGGCGCTCTACGAGCTGATCTGGAGACGCGCGGTCGCGACGCAGATGGCCGATGCCCGGCTGCGGCACCTGACCGTGCAGGTGGATGCGGAGGAGGCGCGCTTCCGGGCCGCGGGGAAGGTCATCGAGTTCCCCGGCTTCTTCCGCGCCTACGTCGAAGGCTCCGACGACCCGGACGCGGCGCTGGAGAACCAGGAGACGGTCCTCCCGGACATGCGCGAGGGTCAGACGCTCGAGAAGCGCAAGCTGGAGACCCGGAAGCACGAGACGAAGCCGCCCCCCCGCTTCACGGACGCGGCGCTCGTGAAGGAACTGGAGGCGGACGGGATCGGGCGTCCCTCCACGTACGCCGCCATTATCTCGACCGTCGTCGATCGAGGGTACGCCGTACGGCAGAACAAGCAACTCGTCCCCACCTTCATCGCCTTCGCGGTGACCGGCCTCCTCGAGGATCACTTCCCGAACCTCGTCGACACCGGGTTCACCTCCGAGATGGAGGATGCGCTGGACGAGATCGCTCGCGGCAATGTGGACTGGCGCGCCTACCTCGGGGATTTCTACAGCGGCGGAGACGGTCTCGAAGCGCGACTCGTCGAGCGCGAAGCGGCCATCGACCCGCGCGAAGCCTCGACCGTGCGGCTCCAGGACCTCACTCCCCGCGTGCGGATCGGCCGCTACGGGCCCTTCCTCGAACTCGAGAAGAACGGCGACCGGCTCACCGCGTCCCTCCCCGACGACGTCGCCCCGGCCGACCTCAGCGAGGAGCAGGCGATCGACCTCCTGCGGAAGCGGGCGGAAGGTCCGGACCGTCTCGGGGAGGACCCCGATTCCGGCGAGGCCATCTACCTCATGGAGGGGCGCTTCGGTCCCTACGTACAGCGGGGCGAGCGGGCGGACGGGCAGAAGCCGAAACGCGCCTCCCTCCCGAAGAACATGCGGCCGGAGGATGTGTCGCTGGCGACGGCGCTCAAACTGCTCGCCATGCCCGCCCCGCTCGGCGCCCACCCGGAGAGCGGCGACCCGGTGAAGGTGGGCATCGGGCGCTACGGCCCGTACGTCGTCCACCAGTCGGACTACCGTTCGCTCACGGAGAGCGACGATCCGCTCGAGATCACCTTCGAGCGCGCCATGGAGCTGCTCTCCGCACCCAAGACGCGCGGCCGCCGGGCGAGCGCCACGCCGCTGCGGGAAGTCGGCGCGCACCCGGATGACGGCGAGCCGATCGCGATCTTCAAAGGTCGCTACGGGCCCTACGTGAAACACGGCAAGACGAACGCGTCGCTGCCCAGGGGGATGGAGCCCGACGAGGTCACGCTGGACGTGGCGCTGGACCTGCTGAAGAAGCGGAGGGAGCGCGACGCGACCCGAAAGGCGGGGGGGCGGCGCGGCGGCTCCCGCAAGAAGTCGTCGAGAAAATGA
- a CDS encoding tyrosine recombinase XerC, protein MTRTSAPADAGARARRAWVDDFLRYARSERRLSPNTVSAYRRDLGQFEAFVSAYEGTHDWGWADVHRLSIRSFMGHLESRGLKRSSIARKLAAVRAFFAFLRRTDRVEASPARLVRTPRRDRTLPSFLSEEDARELLDSAGEAARRDGSAVALRRWALLELLYSCGLRLAEVQGLDVTAVDRRTGQVRALGKGGKERVVPLGRRASEALGAYFGKRGESASRAAFLSVRGTRLSRRQIQRDVTAQLARVAEGDRLTTHSLRHSFATHLLDRGADLVSVKEMLGHASLSTTRIYTHTSVDRLKRVHSRAHPRGGE, encoded by the coding sequence ATGACCCGGACGTCCGCGCCCGCCGATGCGGGGGCGCGAGCTCGACGCGCATGGGTCGACGACTTCCTTCGCTACGCCCGCTCCGAGCGCCGGCTGTCCCCCAACACCGTGTCCGCATACCGCCGCGACCTCGGCCAGTTCGAGGCCTTCGTGAGCGCGTACGAGGGGACGCACGACTGGGGCTGGGCGGACGTGCATCGCCTGTCCATCCGTTCCTTCATGGGACACCTGGAGTCGCGCGGGCTGAAGCGTTCCTCGATCGCCCGCAAGCTCGCCGCCGTGCGCGCCTTCTTCGCCTTCCTCCGGCGCACGGACCGGGTGGAAGCCAGCCCGGCCCGGCTCGTCCGTACCCCCCGCCGCGACCGGACGCTGCCCTCCTTCCTGAGCGAAGAGGACGCCCGTGAGCTGCTCGACTCCGCGGGCGAGGCGGCGCGACGGGACGGGTCCGCGGTGGCGCTCCGTCGCTGGGCCCTCCTCGAGTTGCTGTACTCGTGCGGACTGCGGCTGGCGGAGGTGCAGGGTCTCGACGTAACCGCCGTGGACCGCCGCACCGGGCAGGTTCGAGCGCTCGGCAAGGGCGGGAAGGAGCGGGTGGTCCCTCTCGGCCGCCGCGCCTCGGAAGCGCTCGGCGCCTATTTCGGGAAACGGGGGGAAAGCGCCTCCCGCGCCGCGTTCCTCTCCGTTCGCGGCACCCGCCTCTCGCGGCGGCAGATCCAGCGCGACGTGACGGCCCAGCTCGCGCGGGTCGCGGAGGGCGACCGGCTGACCACGCATTCGCTGCGCCACTCCTTCGCGACCCACCTTCTCGATCGCGGCGCGGACCTCGTTTCGGTGAAGGAGATGCTGGGACACGCGAGTCTGAGCACGACCCGGATCTACACGCACACATCCGTGGACCGCCTCAAGCGCGTACACTCCCGGGCCCACCCGCGCGGTGGAGAGTGA
- the hslV gene encoding ATP-dependent protease subunit HslV: MIRATTILCVRVGGEVAMAGDGQVTMGETVVKAKASKLRTMRDGRILAGFAGGVADALTLFEKFEAQLERYPRHLTRAAVELAKEWRSDRYLRRLEALLAVADRETSLLIAGTGEVIEPDDGILALGSGGPHALAAARALARRTDLTAAEVARQALEIAAEICVYTNREITVLELADADGNGNEP, encoded by the coding sequence ATGATACGAGCCACGACGATCCTCTGCGTTCGGGTCGGAGGGGAGGTCGCGATGGCGGGTGACGGCCAGGTGACCATGGGGGAGACCGTCGTCAAGGCGAAGGCGAGCAAGCTCCGCACCATGCGCGACGGCCGGATCCTGGCGGGCTTCGCCGGCGGCGTCGCCGATGCGCTCACCCTGTTCGAGAAGTTCGAGGCGCAACTCGAACGCTACCCCCGCCACCTCACACGCGCGGCGGTGGAACTCGCGAAGGAGTGGCGGAGCGACCGCTATCTTCGGCGGCTGGAGGCGCTGCTCGCCGTCGCCGACCGGGAGACGAGCCTGCTCATCGCGGGCACGGGAGAGGTCATCGAACCGGATGACGGCATTCTCGCGCTCGGTTCCGGGGGGCCGCACGCGCTCGCCGCCGCGCGGGCCCTCGCCCGCCGGACGGATCTGACCGCCGCCGAGGTGGCCCGGCAGGCGCTCGAGATCGCGGCGGAGATCTGCGTGTACACGAACCGCGAGATCACGGTGCTCGAACTCGCGGACGCCGACGGCAACGGAAACGAGCCATGA
- the hslU gene encoding ATP-dependent protease ATPase subunit HslU → MKTDISPAPDPGDAGIAAALTPRQIVEELDQYIIGQDEAKKAVAIALRNRWRRQNVDEGMREEILPNNIILIGPTGVGKTEIARRLSRLAGAPFIKVEASKFTEVGYVGRDVESMIRDLLEIAIKLVREEQEARHGEIADRRVEERLLDLLLPPVAEGEPAAGSGRGEQRQFVVSLAGQASETRSDEPSEQRKQRTREKLRGLLRDGMLDEREVEVEVSESAVPMLDVGGGMESLDFNVGEVLKGVLPKKTRRRRVSVADARRILRSEELANLVDMEEVTEQALRRTESMGIVFLDEIDKVAGKHGGAGPDVSREGVQRDLLPIVEGSTVQTRHGMVRTDHILFIAAGAFHIAKPSDLIPELQGRFPIRVELESLDAEAFTRILQEPRYALLAQYQALVETESVRLEFEEGAVREIARIASHVNERTENIGARRLHTVLSTLLEKILFDLPEARANETITVDADFVRDRLSRIADDEDLRRYIL, encoded by the coding sequence ATGAAGACCGATATCAGTCCCGCCCCGGATCCCGGCGACGCCGGCATCGCGGCGGCGCTCACCCCGCGACAGATCGTCGAGGAACTCGACCAGTACATCATCGGACAGGACGAGGCGAAGAAGGCCGTCGCGATCGCGCTCCGCAACCGCTGGCGCCGGCAGAACGTCGACGAGGGCATGCGCGAGGAGATCCTCCCCAACAACATCATCCTCATCGGCCCGACCGGCGTGGGGAAGACCGAGATCGCCCGCCGCCTCTCGCGGCTCGCCGGGGCTCCGTTCATCAAGGTCGAAGCCTCGAAGTTCACCGAAGTGGGCTACGTCGGCCGCGATGTGGAATCGATGATCCGGGATCTCCTCGAGATTGCGATCAAGCTCGTTCGCGAGGAGCAGGAGGCCCGTCACGGAGAGATCGCCGACCGACGAGTCGAGGAGCGCCTCCTGGATCTTCTTCTTCCTCCCGTAGCGGAGGGCGAGCCCGCAGCCGGTTCCGGTCGGGGCGAACAGCGGCAGTTCGTCGTGTCGCTCGCGGGACAGGCATCCGAAACCCGCTCCGACGAGCCCTCCGAGCAGCGCAAGCAGCGCACGCGGGAGAAGCTCCGCGGACTCCTGCGCGACGGCATGCTCGACGAGCGGGAGGTCGAAGTCGAGGTCAGCGAGAGCGCGGTCCCGATGCTGGATGTGGGGGGCGGCATGGAGAGCCTGGATTTCAACGTCGGGGAGGTCCTCAAGGGGGTTCTGCCGAAGAAAACGCGCCGCCGCCGGGTCTCGGTAGCGGACGCGCGCCGGATCCTGCGCTCCGAGGAACTCGCGAACCTGGTCGACATGGAGGAGGTCACGGAACAGGCGCTCCGCCGGACCGAGAGCATGGGGATCGTCTTCCTCGACGAGATCGACAAGGTCGCCGGAAAGCACGGAGGCGCCGGCCCCGACGTGTCGCGCGAGGGTGTGCAGCGCGACCTCCTGCCCATCGTCGAGGGGTCCACCGTCCAGACGCGGCACGGGATGGTCCGCACCGACCACATCCTGTTCATCGCCGCCGGGGCCTTCCACATCGCGAAGCCCTCGGACCTGATCCCCGAACTCCAGGGCCGGTTCCCGATCCGCGTGGAACTCGAGAGCCTGGACGCGGAGGCGTTCACGCGCATCCTCCAGGAGCCTCGCTACGCCCTCCTCGCGCAGTACCAGGCACTCGTGGAGACCGAGTCCGTCCGGCTCGAATTCGAGGAAGGCGCGGTCCGCGAAATCGCCCGCATCGCGAGCCACGTGAACGAAAGGACGGAGAACATCGGCGCCCGGCGCCTCCACACGGTGCTCAGCACGCTCCTGGAGAAGATCCTCTTCGATCTGCCGGAGGCGCGGGCGAACGAGACGATCACCGTCGACGCGGACTTCGTGCGGGATCGCCTGTCGCGCATCGCGGACGACGAAGACCTGCGACGGTATATCCTGTAA
- the argF gene encoding ornithine carbamoyltransferase has product MDRTRHFLSIADWSPERLREALDLADRLKADPDAAGRPLAGKTLAMIFTKSSTRTRVSFQVGTHQLGGQALFLSARDIQIGRGEPLADTARVLSRYVHGIMIRTFAQADVEALAEHGSIPVINGLTDLLHPCQIMADLQTARAEFGPDLSGRTVAWIGDGNNVANSWLNAAAKLGFRLRLACPEGYDPDPAILAAAGRATRVDLFRAPAEAAEGAHVVTTDVWASMGQEEEAAERARAFEGYHVGAEIMARAAADAIFLHCLPAHRGEEVAAEVIDGPASRVWDEAENRLHSQKAILTMLMGAAS; this is encoded by the coding sequence ATGGACCGGACCCGACACTTTCTCTCGATCGCCGACTGGTCGCCCGAGCGGCTGCGCGAGGCGCTCGATCTCGCGGATCGCCTCAAGGCCGACCCCGACGCGGCGGGCCGTCCCCTCGCCGGGAAGACGCTCGCCATGATCTTCACCAAGAGTTCGACCCGCACCCGCGTGTCCTTCCAGGTGGGGACGCACCAACTGGGCGGGCAGGCGCTCTTCCTCTCCGCGCGCGACATCCAGATCGGGCGCGGGGAACCGCTCGCCGATACGGCCCGGGTCCTGTCGCGCTACGTGCACGGGATCATGATCCGGACGTTCGCGCAGGCCGACGTCGAGGCGCTGGCCGAGCACGGTTCGATTCCCGTCATCAACGGGCTCACGGACCTGCTGCACCCCTGCCAGATCATGGCGGACCTGCAGACCGCGCGCGCCGAGTTCGGGCCCGACCTGTCGGGACGGACCGTCGCCTGGATCGGCGATGGCAACAACGTCGCGAACTCGTGGTTGAACGCGGCCGCGAAGCTCGGCTTCCGGCTTCGTCTCGCTTGCCCGGAGGGCTACGATCCGGACCCCGCAATCCTCGCCGCCGCGGGTCGCGCGACACGGGTGGATCTCTTCCGGGCGCCCGCGGAGGCTGCCGAAGGGGCGCACGTCGTGACGACGGACGTGTGGGCCTCGATGGGACAGGAGGAGGAGGCCGCGGAACGCGCGCGCGCCTTCGAGGGATACCATGTCGGCGCGGAGATCATGGCCCGCGCCGCCGCCGATGCGATCTTCCTCCACTGCCTGCCGGCGCACCGCGGCGAGGAAGTTGCCGCCGAAGTCATCGACGGGCCCGCGTCGCGCGTGTGGGACGAGGCGGAGAACCGGCTCCACTCGCAGAAGGCGATCCTCACCATGCTCATGGGAGCGGCCTCGTGA
- a CDS encoding MogA/MoaB family molybdenum cofactor biosynthesis protein, which yields MAVMTISDAVHAGEREDGSGDLIRKWIRGRAYSLSGADVVPRDRDAIASHLLHWCDVRGVDVVLTTGGIGLAARDVTPEATRTVLERHAPGIAEMLRRAGAGSTPYAALGRGLAGIRGETLVINLPGSPGGVSDGLAALESVIDHAVDLLRGETVHASPGG from the coding sequence ATCGCCGTCATGACCATCTCCGATGCCGTGCACGCCGGCGAGCGGGAAGACGGCTCCGGAGACCTCATCAGGAAGTGGATTCGGGGGCGTGCCTACTCGCTGTCCGGCGCGGATGTCGTGCCCCGCGACAGAGACGCGATTGCCTCCCATCTCCTGCACTGGTGCGATGTACGGGGGGTCGATGTCGTCCTTACCACCGGCGGCATCGGGCTTGCGGCCCGCGACGTGACGCCCGAGGCGACGCGCACCGTCCTCGAGCGCCACGCGCCGGGGATCGCCGAGATGCTGCGCCGCGCCGGCGCCGGGTCCACGCCGTACGCCGCGCTCGGTCGCGGGCTGGCGGGAATCCGCGGCGAGACGCTCGTCATCAATCTGCCCGGGAGCCCCGGCGGCGTCTCCGATGGCCTAGCCGCGCTCGAGTCCGTGATCGACCACGCGGTCGATCTGCTGCGCGGCGAGACCGTGCACGCCTCGCCGGGCGGCTGA
- a CDS encoding sigma-54 dependent transcriptional regulator, whose product MARVFVDGRAVEAAIAVRQAVQADGHEVEFVESARELDGRLGGAAEVALVLTGPPGESRATAMRGLFEAEIPRPPVLGLTEEAHPDARRHLARSFDLDEALSLPFDPDEMRVVLQTHLDRYDLQRQTGIIGRTEAVREILERVHMIAPVMSTVLLTGESGTGKELVARAFHRLSPRRAKAFIAVNCAALPESLLESELFGHEKGAFTGATSLRRGMFELADGGTLLLDEIAEMPLPTQTRLLRVLESRRFMRVGGDHEIQVSVRVVAATNRDLRQAVETGEFRRDLYYRLNVLNVHVPPLRERRRDIPVLIRRFISEFSRQHDGEFRGLAPAALQILLDYDWPGNVRELRNLIESMVVLAPGSVIRPEDIPPEIRSGGVSLVPSPARIAPSVDAGAGAIPSSPQLAFVFRTLVDLKVDIDDLKREFEAYRSGARQLPPGPAPRGAAEDIEDAIEIDITDAVEAIDAAGADVASATGDGPDPEEADMIAIRPGMTMEEIERAAIIAVLRQAGGNRRRAAEALGIGERTIYRKIRKYGIEH is encoded by the coding sequence ATGGCCCGCGTCTTCGTCGACGGTCGCGCGGTCGAAGCTGCCATCGCCGTCCGCCAAGCCGTGCAGGCCGACGGGCACGAGGTCGAGTTCGTGGAGTCCGCGCGCGAACTCGACGGACGGCTGGGCGGGGCGGCCGAGGTCGCCCTCGTCCTCACGGGCCCTCCCGGCGAATCGCGCGCCACCGCGATGCGCGGACTGTTCGAGGCGGAGATTCCGCGCCCTCCCGTGCTCGGACTCACGGAGGAGGCCCACCCGGACGCGCGCCGGCACCTGGCGCGGTCGTTCGATCTCGACGAGGCGCTCTCGCTTCCCTTCGATCCCGACGAGATGCGGGTCGTCCTGCAGACGCACCTCGACCGCTACGACCTCCAGCGACAGACCGGGATCATCGGGCGCACCGAGGCCGTGCGCGAGATCCTCGAGCGGGTGCACATGATCGCCCCCGTGATGAGCACGGTTCTCCTTACGGGTGAGAGCGGCACCGGAAAGGAACTCGTGGCGCGCGCCTTTCACCGGCTGTCCCCGAGGCGCGCCAAGGCCTTCATAGCCGTGAACTGCGCCGCCCTCCCGGAGTCGCTGCTCGAATCCGAATTGTTCGGGCACGAGAAGGGCGCCTTCACCGGAGCGACGTCGTTGCGGCGGGGGATGTTCGAACTCGCCGACGGGGGCACGCTCCTCCTCGACGAGATCGCGGAGATGCCGCTCCCCACCCAGACGCGTCTTCTGAGGGTCCTCGAGAGTCGCCGCTTCATGCGGGTGGGCGGGGACCACGAAATCCAGGTCAGCGTGCGCGTCGTCGCCGCCACGAACCGCGACCTCAGACAGGCGGTCGAGACCGGGGAGTTCCGCCGCGACCTGTACTACCGGCTCAACGTCCTCAACGTCCACGTCCCCCCGCTCCGCGAGCGGCGCCGCGACATCCCCGTGCTCATCCGCCGCTTCATCTCGGAGTTCAGCCGCCAGCACGACGGGGAATTCCGCGGACTCGCGCCCGCGGCGCTCCAGATCCTCCTCGACTACGACTGGCCGGGAAACGTCCGGGAACTCCGCAACCTGATCGAGTCCATGGTCGTGCTCGCGCCCGGTTCCGTCATCCGTCCCGAAGACATCCCGCCCGAGATCCGGTCGGGCGGCGTGAGCCTCGTGCCGTCTCCGGCGCGCATCGCGCCTTCGGTCGACGCGGGCGCCGGAGCCATCCCGAGTTCACCGCAACTCGCGTTCGTCTTCCGCACCCTCGTCGACCTCAAGGTGGACATCGATGACCTCAAGCGGGAGTTCGAGGCCTACAGGTCGGGCGCTCGCCAACTCCCTCCGGGCCCCGCCCCGCGCGGAGCGGCGGAGGACATCGAGGATGCGATCGAGATCGACATCACCGACGCGGTCGAGGCGATCGATGCGGCCGGCGCCGACGTCGCCTCAGCGACCGGGGACGGCCCCGACCCGGAGGAGGCGGACATGATCGCGATCCGGCCCGGGATGACGATGGAGGAGATTGAGCGCGCGGCGATCATCGCCGTGCTCCGCCAGGCCGGGGGCAACCGGCGCAGGGCCGCGGAGGCTCTCGGCATCGGCGAGCGCACCATCTACCGCAAGATCCGCAAGTACGGCATCGAACATTAG
- a CDS encoding SRPBCC domain-containing protein, protein MKPQRKGSGLLIALFKGHVRSEPVEIDAPIERVWDILTDFERYGEWNRFTPSVATDFEIGSPVELYVRMGPWRLKQVERIEAVEPPHLIAWSTTMGHRFLISALREQRLEAIGAGRCRYRTWDDFSGLLIPLVMLLFGGFVRRGFNDVARGLKARAEAGIAG, encoded by the coding sequence GTGAAACCGCAGCGGAAGGGCAGCGGCTTGTTGATCGCCCTGTTCAAAGGGCACGTGCGTTCGGAACCCGTGGAGATCGATGCGCCGATCGAACGGGTGTGGGACATCCTCACCGACTTCGAGCGCTACGGGGAATGGAACCGGTTCACGCCTTCGGTCGCCACGGACTTCGAGATCGGCTCGCCGGTCGAGCTTTACGTCCGGATGGGACCCTGGAGACTGAAGCAGGTCGAACGGATCGAGGCCGTCGAGCCGCCGCACCTCATCGCCTGGAGCACGACGATGGGCCACCGCTTCCTGATCTCGGCCCTGCGCGAGCAGCGGCTGGAAGCCATCGGAGCGGGGCGCTGCCGCTACCGGACGTGGGATGACTTCTCCGGCCTCCTCATCCCGCTCGTGATGCTGCTCTTCGGCGGGTTCGTGCGCCGCGGGTTCAACGACGTCGCGCGAGGGCTGAAAGCGCGTGCGGAGGCCGGCATCGCCGGGTGA
- a CDS encoding SDR family NAD(P)-dependent oxidoreductase, which produces MKYNRKLRAFASGVVDRFFQRPTLSPVPERVRLDGRVCLITGANRGLGKAVAIDLASRGAEVLMACRGGHPDAGEDVRRLAGSDTVDMLRVDLADLDSVHALCDRLTRERRRVDVLVLNAGVMPAKARRSAQGYELMFAVHFLANRVLIDRLLADGVVRPGGPGGETPRIVFIVSETHRAAESINFGNFGAFTDYGLKDGLKYYALSKLHLCTYAQELSRRLNPEGEVRIAVNSLCPGAVDSDLMREAPWFLRPLLYPAKRLLFAAPRKAAAPVTHACCAEDMGRRSGVYLHLMREKEMSAPAMDAAAGARLWRESEALLARHPRTGEGGPRGSAPGESE; this is translated from the coding sequence GTGAAATACAACCGGAAGCTGAGGGCATTTGCCAGCGGGGTCGTCGATCGTTTCTTCCAACGCCCCACGCTGAGCCCCGTCCCGGAGCGCGTCCGCCTCGACGGAAGGGTTTGCCTGATCACCGGGGCCAACCGGGGGCTCGGCAAAGCAGTGGCGATCGACCTGGCGAGCCGCGGCGCCGAAGTGCTCATGGCCTGCCGCGGCGGACACCCCGACGCGGGGGAGGACGTCAGGCGGCTCGCGGGTTCCGACACGGTCGACATGCTTCGCGTCGATCTCGCGGACCTCGACTCGGTGCATGCGCTCTGCGACCGTCTCACGCGCGAGCGCCGGAGGGTGGACGTCCTCGTCCTCAACGCCGGCGTGATGCCGGCGAAGGCACGGAGGTCGGCCCAGGGTTACGAGTTGATGTTCGCGGTCCATTTCCTGGCCAACCGCGTACTCATCGACCGACTCCTGGCGGACGGCGTCGTACGGCCGGGCGGTCCCGGTGGAGAGACCCCCAGAATCGTCTTCATCGTGTCCGAGACGCATCGGGCCGCCGAGTCGATCAACTTCGGCAATTTCGGCGCCTTTACCGACTACGGCCTGAAGGACGGCTTGAAGTACTATGCGTTGAGCAAACTGCACCTGTGCACCTACGCGCAGGAGCTGTCGCGCCGGCTGAACCCGGAGGGAGAGGTGCGGATCGCCGTGAACTCGCTGTGCCCGGGGGCGGTCGACTCCGACCTCATGCGGGAGGCGCCGTGGTTTCTTAGACCCCTGCTCTACCCGGCGAAGCGCCTGCTCTTCGCGGCGCCCCGCAAGGCGGCGGCGCCCGTGACCCATGCGTGCTGCGCGGAGGACATGGGCCGGCGCAGCGGGGTCTATCTGCACCTGATGCGGGAGAAGGAGATGTCCGCGCCGGCCATGGACGCCGCCGCCGGAGCGCGCCTGTGGCGGGAGAGCGAGGCGCTGCTGGCGCGACACCCGCGAACCGGAGAAGGGGGTCCGCGCGGGTCGGCCCCGGGTGAATCGGAGTGA